In Candidatus Eremiobacterota bacterium, a single window of DNA contains:
- a CDS encoding 3-deoxy-manno-octulosonate cytidylyltransferase, protein MNIIGIIPARMASSRFPGKPLEKILGMPMIGHVYFRSAMCPSLKEVYVAGCDREVEEYMASIGGKYILTKDTHERASDRTAEAMLSIEKKTGKRVDILVMIQGDEPMLHPEMIEEALKPMIDDNTTNVVNLMAPLKTREEHNDPNEVKVVTDLHENALYFSREPIPSWRKGASSVPMMKQVCIIPFRRDFLITFNSLTSTPLEKVESVDMLRVLEHGYQVKMVLSTFDTYSVDTPEDLRKVEQLIGSDSLIKSYCT, encoded by the coding sequence ATGAATATTATTGGAATTATCCCCGCACGAATGGCTTCAAGCCGCTTTCCCGGGAAACCGCTTGAAAAGATACTTGGGATGCCCATGATAGGCCATGTCTATTTCAGAAGCGCTATGTGCCCCTCGCTCAAAGAAGTCTATGTCGCCGGCTGCGACAGGGAAGTTGAAGAATATATGGCCTCTATCGGTGGGAAATACATCCTCACAAAGGATACTCACGAAAGAGCTTCTGACAGAACTGCCGAAGCGATGCTCTCGATAGAAAAGAAGACCGGTAAGAGAGTGGATATCCTGGTGATGATACAAGGTGATGAGCCTATGCTTCATCCCGAAATGATAGAAGAAGCTCTCAAACCAATGATTGATGATAACACCACCAATGTGGTGAACCTCATGGCGCCTCTCAAGACAAGAGAAGAACACAACGATCCCAACGAAGTAAAAGTAGTAACGGATCTTCACGAGAATGCCCTTTACTTTTCTCGGGAGCCCATTCCATCGTGGAGAAAAGGCGCCTCCTCTGTGCCCATGATGAAACAAGTGTGCATTATCCCTTTCAGAAGGGACTTTCTCATTACCTTCAACAGCCTTACTTCGACACCGCTTGAAAAGGTAGAATCTGTTGACATGCTGAGGGTTCTTGAGCATGGCTACCAGGTGAAAATGGTGCTCTCAACCTTTGATACCTACAGCGTTGATACTCCTGAAGACCTCAGGAAAGTGGAGCAGTTAATAGGTAGCGACAGTCTAATAAAATCATACTGCACATGA
- a CDS encoding HEPN domain-containing protein, which translates to MTDEDVIIVKHRLKQAQEALEDGFYLQKGERTPQGIINRAYYAMFYAALALLQESGNIPSKHTGIISIFDTGFITKNILPKELSRDFHEAFRLRQVSDYKITEEITSQKAHEILEAASRFVESARNYLQSSL; encoded by the coding sequence ATGACGGATGAAGATGTCATCATTGTAAAGCATCGTTTGAAGCAGGCTCAAGAAGCACTGGAAGACGGTTTTTACCTTCAAAAAGGCGAGAGAACTCCTCAAGGCATTATCAACAGGGCATATTACGCCATGTTTTATGCAGCATTGGCACTATTACAGGAAAGTGGCAATATTCCGTCAAAGCATACAGGGATTATCAGCATTTTTGATACCGGTTTTATCACAAAGAATATATTGCCGAAGGAACTCTCGCGGGATTTCCATGAGGCCTTCCGTTTGAGGCAAGTCTCAGATTATAAGATTACTGAAGAAATAACCTCTCAAAAAGCGCATGAGATTCTTGAAGCAGCGTCACGTTTTGTGGAGTCAGCAAGAAACTATCTCCAGAGCTCTCTCTGA
- a CDS encoding Rpn family recombination-promoting nuclease/putative transposase, with the protein MTNDILFKSVFGRDTNTFILMAFLNSVLGFSDEDRIRRAEVLNPFRYGEKLKDRLGILDIAAKDSRGRLYNIEMQVDDDEMFIPRVSFYHARLHGSQLGRGVDFTQLKKTISISIVVYVLFPGYTRAHSRFSNREWDDDYFLNDLKELHFLELPKFHGEEAESLSSSLDRWLHLLKFSVKYANIEVEIPAGLKAEEGIEMAVNEYRKSLADRKVLNMLHFREKAELIEATKLALAREDSRQEGRQEGRQEGRQEGRQEGRQEAALEHAKKLKAHGVDPALIAEVTGIGIDDIE; encoded by the coding sequence TTGACCAATGACATCCTGTTCAAATCCGTATTTGGAAGAGACACCAATACTTTCATACTGATGGCTTTTCTGAACAGTGTGCTGGGCTTTTCCGATGAGGACCGCATCAGAAGGGCGGAGGTCCTGAATCCTTTCCGTTACGGAGAAAAGCTCAAAGACAGGCTGGGAATCCTCGATATCGCTGCGAAAGACAGCAGGGGCCGGCTCTATAACATTGAGATGCAGGTTGATGATGATGAAATGTTCATTCCAAGAGTGTCGTTCTATCATGCGAGGCTTCATGGGAGCCAGCTCGGCCGGGGCGTGGATTTCACTCAACTGAAGAAGACCATATCGATATCGATTGTGGTTTATGTGCTCTTTCCCGGCTATACAAGAGCCCACAGCAGGTTCAGCAACCGAGAGTGGGACGATGACTATTTTCTCAACGACTTGAAGGAGCTTCACTTTCTGGAGCTTCCGAAGTTTCACGGTGAGGAAGCGGAAAGTCTTTCCAGCTCTCTTGATCGCTGGCTCCACCTTTTGAAATTCAGCGTGAAATATGCTAATATTGAAGTAGAGATCCCGGCAGGGCTGAAGGCGGAGGAGGGGATAGAGATGGCAGTGAATGAATACAGGAAGTCGCTTGCGGACCGCAAGGTGCTGAATATGCTGCATTTTCGTGAGAAAGCGGAGCTGATTGAGGCCACAAAGCTTGCGCTTGCCCGTGAAGACAGCAGGCAGGAAGGCAGGCAGGAGGGCAGACAGGAGGGCCGGCAGGAGGGCAGGCAGGAGGGCAGGCAAGAAGCAGCTCTTGAGCACGCAAAAAAGCTGAAGGCCCATGGCGTTGACCCGGCTCTTATTGCGGAGGTCACAGGGATAGGTATCGACGATATTGAATGA
- a CDS encoding nucleotidyltransferase domain-containing protein → MSDTKTPNIQLQVITKFKKLLSVGLGEYTVVLFGSRARGDSDPLSDMDVVVIAEDNNSPALQDFVGQCAWEAGYEEGIVVVPIVFTRNEWNSSVTQNTLLFRAVASEGIAV, encoded by the coding sequence ATGAGTGACACGAAGACTCCTAATATTCAGTTGCAGGTAATTACAAAATTCAAAAAGCTCTTATCAGTAGGGCTTGGAGAATACACTGTGGTGCTTTTTGGCTCAAGAGCAAGAGGCGATAGTGACCCGCTCTCTGATATGGATGTAGTAGTAATTGCAGAAGATAACAATTCTCCTGCGCTGCAAGATTTTGTAGGCCAATGTGCCTGGGAAGCTGGATATGAAGAGGGAATTGTGGTTGTTCCCATCGTGTTTACTCGAAATGAATGGAACAGCAGCGTCACGCAAAACACATTGCTCTTCCGTGCCGTTGCATCGGAAGGGATTGCGGTATGA
- a CDS encoding class I SAM-dependent methyltransferase → MKENDIRKRETFDRYLELVKKDCAVYFDKSAFITVACPACGSISQREEFEKSGFMYVTCNDCATLFVNPRPPQKMLSRFYTESPSTSYWINEFFKPVAEARREKIFKPRAAHIGKYIEKGRAKIIGDIGAGFGIFLEELRKIIPDLTCVAIEPSQEMAQICRDKGLIAQESSIEALDGFVNHFDILCSFELLEHLFDIRQFMEKARNLLCKGGLLYLTTLNAMGFDILTLREKSKSVSPPHHLNFLNPRSITLLAEKTGFTVEALSTPGELDWSIVEGMYYEDNIAIGHFWEYMAAHREEECKKEFQEWLKRHKLSSHMRVLLRKR, encoded by the coding sequence ATGAAAGAAAATGATATAAGAAAGCGGGAGACCTTCGATAGATACCTTGAGCTTGTCAAAAAGGATTGTGCGGTCTATTTTGATAAGTCAGCGTTCATCACGGTCGCCTGCCCTGCCTGCGGAAGCATCTCCCAGAGGGAAGAATTTGAAAAAAGCGGCTTCATGTATGTCACCTGTAATGATTGTGCCACTCTTTTTGTGAACCCGCGGCCGCCCCAAAAGATGCTCTCGCGCTTTTATACTGAGTCGCCATCAACCTCTTACTGGATAAACGAGTTTTTCAAGCCTGTCGCCGAAGCGCGAAGGGAAAAGATTTTCAAGCCAAGGGCGGCACATATCGGAAAGTACATTGAAAAGGGCCGTGCTAAAATAATTGGAGATATTGGTGCCGGATTCGGCATCTTCCTTGAGGAACTGAGAAAGATTATACCGGACCTCACCTGTGTCGCCATTGAGCCATCTCAGGAAATGGCACAGATTTGCAGAGATAAGGGATTAATCGCACAAGAATCTTCAATAGAGGCTTTAGATGGATTTGTGAACCATTTCGATATTCTTTGCTCTTTTGAACTGCTTGAGCATCTTTTCGATATCAGGCAATTCATGGAGAAAGCCCGTAATCTTCTCTGCAAAGGCGGTCTCTTATACCTCACCACGCTCAATGCAATGGGATTTGATATTCTCACCCTCCGGGAGAAGTCAAAAAGTGTTTCACCACCCCATCATCTGAATTTTCTGAATCCACGTTCAATAACACTGCTTGCGGAAAAGACCGGCTTTACGGTTGAAGCGCTCTCCACGCCGGGCGAACTTGACTGGAGCATTGTAGAAGGGATGTACTATGAAGATAATATTGCCATAGGACATTTCTGGGAGTATATGGCCGCCCATCGTGAGGAGGAATGCAAGAAAGAATTCCAGGAGTGGCTCAAGCGCCACAAGTTGAGCTCCCACATGAGAGTGCTGCTGAGAAAGCGATGA
- a CDS encoding O-antigen ligase family protein produces the protein MSTLGNPTYLGGYLATMVPIPLFLYLREYFRQSSRMPDHRPAEVEKYAYLAIWLICVAALYLTYSRGAWLACLVSHMLFFLILWKELGRFKKQLAVIVLLLLFMAMGCLVYERKKGNEFSFSKRVLRKYIQWPLGYTGGREHLWRMAGQIFRDHLLLGSGPGTFSYAYLRYRGSESLAMRSRELFMGSCHNEFLEAASSTGILGFISFFAIAAAFIYCLARKIRETDSEIRLKWIAILSCGAGYLVHIFFLFPTVSTALYWYFFIALIGIEYTKELSVSPVKGKKNRGTDNTGKRKLFHGVVVIIIAIFSIVLFIQSVRIAMASYFVCVAKHCEKVKRPDIAQEFYRKALLYNPGESSYYLYRGKALEQLYEKGMLDEKLKMEIIQSYKSAIQRDPWDPSACAHLANFYAMLVGQGDVGYSLAAEDYYRKALERSPYNYNYYGELGKLYGTLGDYDKAKECFHKGLDIYPRAYDIYYNIAVVNMRMGDSVSARENLEKALEIYPEHELSQALMKKIAPDNKQ, from the coding sequence ATGAGTACCCTCGGGAACCCCACCTATCTTGGCGGCTATCTTGCAACTATGGTCCCCATTCCGCTTTTTCTCTATCTGAGGGAGTATTTCCGGCAGTCTTCGCGAATGCCTGATCATCGGCCGGCAGAAGTTGAAAAATACGCATATCTTGCCATATGGCTCATCTGCGTTGCGGCGCTCTATCTTACCTATTCCCGGGGAGCGTGGCTTGCCTGCCTAGTTTCCCATATGCTATTTTTTCTCATATTATGGAAGGAACTGGGCAGATTTAAAAAGCAGCTTGCGGTTATTGTTCTGCTTTTATTATTTATGGCCATGGGCTGCCTGGTATATGAACGGAAGAAAGGGAATGAGTTTTCCTTCAGCAAGAGGGTTCTGAGAAAATACATTCAATGGCCTCTCGGTTACACGGGGGGAAGAGAGCATCTCTGGAGAATGGCAGGTCAGATCTTCAGGGACCATCTTCTTCTTGGCTCGGGCCCGGGAACTTTTTCTTATGCCTACCTGCGTTACAGGGGGAGTGAATCCCTTGCGATGAGGTCACGGGAGCTTTTCATGGGTTCCTGCCATAATGAATTTCTAGAGGCGGCTTCATCAACGGGAATACTTGGTTTCATATCATTTTTCGCCATAGCGGCGGCGTTCATATATTGCCTGGCTCGAAAGATAAGAGAGACCGACTCGGAAATAAGGCTTAAATGGATTGCAATTCTCTCATGCGGTGCCGGGTATCTTGTGCATATATTTTTCCTTTTCCCCACAGTATCTACAGCACTCTACTGGTATTTTTTCATTGCTCTCATCGGTATTGAATATACAAAAGAGCTTTCGGTGTCACCGGTAAAAGGTAAAAAAAACCGGGGCACAGATAATACAGGGAAAAGAAAGCTCTTTCATGGGGTCGTGGTAATAATCATCGCCATATTCTCAATTGTATTGTTTATTCAGTCTGTGCGAATCGCAATGGCAAGCTATTTTGTATGTGTTGCAAAGCATTGCGAGAAGGTGAAGCGCCCCGATATCGCGCAGGAATTTTATCGTAAGGCCCTCCTTTATAATCCAGGTGAAAGCTCCTATTATCTCTACAGAGGGAAAGCTCTTGAGCAGCTCTATGAGAAAGGAATGCTTGATGAGAAGTTGAAGATGGAGATAATACAATCGTATAAATCTGCAATACAGCGTGATCCATGGGATCCCTCGGCATGTGCCCATCTGGCGAATTTCTATGCGATGCTTGTTGGGCAAGGCGATGTAGGTTACTCGCTCGCAGCGGAGGACTATTACAGGAAAGCTCTTGAGCGGAGTCCTTATAATTATAACTACTACGGTGAACTCGGCAAGCTTTATGGCACGCTTGGTGATTATGACAAGGCAAAGGAGTGCTTTCACAAGGGCCTGGATATCTATCCCAGAGCTTATGACATATACTACAATATCGCTGTTGTCAATATGAGAATGGGAGATTCCGTCAGCGCCCGGGAAAATCTGGAGAAAGCGCTGGAGATTTATCCGGAGCATGAGCTTTCTCAAGCATTGATGAAAAAGATAGCTCCTGATAATAAGCAGTGA
- a CDS encoding AAA family ATPase — MRKRYLVENIIEDTSEKMVFIAGPRQVGKTTLALSAAQQLSGRYQYLSWDNRDDRNDLMALRFHSDAALLIFDEIHKYRGWKNFVKGVYDSYRERFRVIVTGSAMLDLYRRGGDSLMGRYHLYRLHPFSYSELLEKKPAVTPGKTLDFNGEEPDSLKTLENIKRFGGFP; from the coding sequence ATGAGGAAGAGGTATCTTGTTGAAAATATTATTGAAGATACTTCAGAGAAGATGGTGTTTATCGCAGGGCCTCGTCAGGTGGGGAAGACGACTCTTGCGCTCTCTGCGGCACAGCAGCTTTCCGGGCGCTATCAGTATCTGAGCTGGGACAACAGGGATGACCGCAATGACCTCATGGCCCTTCGTTTTCATTCAGATGCGGCTCTTCTTATATTTGACGAGATCCATAAATACAGGGGATGGAAGAATTTCGTCAAGGGTGTTTACGACAGCTACCGGGAGCGTTTTCGCGTCATTGTGACAGGAAGCGCAATGCTTGACCTTTACCGCAGGGGCGGCGATTCTCTCATGGGAAGATATCACCTGTACCGCCTCCATCCTTTTTCATACTCTGAGCTTCTTGAAAAGAAGCCTGCAGTCACCCCCGGCAAGACTCTTGACTTCAATGGTGAAGAACCAGATTCTCTAAAGACTCTCGAAAATATCAAGCGTTTCGGCGGCTTCCCCTAG
- a CDS encoding IPT/TIG domain-containing protein, with translation MLVFALNGCGGGGTSDSGYYWGGGGTTVTSPTITSCSIQGSVAPGAVCTLGGTSFGSAYKATYASYVLLTSNTAGGQNVSVSDPYIVSWSDTQIVFYIPSTVVNGQTYTISVVKVIDGSSYGSSTQSGVSTTVTPTTSGVTPSISSILPANQSAGQAITITGTGFGTAGYVKFGSTNQTTITSYGTTSIICNIPSTIAAGAIQISVFSNQNGVSSGTSYTVGGSSPTTANITAVNPRPVVPGNQITITGTNFGTAGAVTINNLACTTTGGTNTWAATSIVCTTPATGLTAGATVNVVVTPTGATASNAYSTTIYNPATDPSITSPTSLALTTNTATTATLTGTNFGTTAGTVTINSTPSTTCTISTWANTSVAIGIPAIATAGTYTLTLTTSGNQTTTISVVVSGGGAAASWRGALTMDGNLGGQAGAFFVVYDPRTANANDCVTFWRENSTSGGATVVYWTRRYTSATTAWATTAQQVGSQTVPGVGAITDLTADVNASGVIMAAYHHANTNQIYWSAYAPATDTWTPNATALSVTAAGAGTHNPDIAFSANSNAMCVFRDTVASGDANITARFWNNTLQAWDATPLYMGDVSVAIPVAGAARPQVGFDNNNNGLVVFLQDTVAVPGQLNVFARRYAYDATTPWAAARFTPALTASPTNVSNTGNIGIVPALPALAVDDLTGNGAASWVTGTPQAFVARFDQASTAWGAAAAVDANVAWLADTTPQCAWTSDGRILAVFNENDAIGGVCRVWANVRAAGSTGTWGTATRIDDAVNGGQGCFVPSLSMNPAGTLAVVGFIQTSSAATGAVNHVKMNTYTPSTATWSGTGTSYLDANSGLLNTAVVPACAMNGTPQIVILFMENTRVYFNQYR, from the coding sequence GTGCTGGTATTCGCACTTAACGGGTGCGGCGGCGGCGGCACATCAGACTCAGGATACTACTGGGGAGGCGGCGGCACTACGGTGACCTCACCGACCATCACGAGCTGCTCGATTCAGGGCTCAGTGGCCCCCGGTGCAGTATGCACCCTCGGCGGCACCAGCTTCGGCAGCGCCTACAAGGCGACCTATGCCAGCTACGTGCTGCTTACCTCAAATACGGCCGGCGGCCAGAATGTGTCGGTCAGCGATCCTTACATCGTGAGCTGGAGCGACACCCAGATCGTATTCTACATACCTAGCACAGTGGTGAACGGCCAGACCTACACCATCAGCGTGGTAAAGGTTATTGACGGCTCAAGCTACGGCTCAAGCACCCAGTCAGGTGTGAGCACCACCGTCACCCCCACCACCTCGGGCGTAACCCCGAGCATCAGCAGCATTCTTCCTGCCAACCAGTCAGCGGGCCAGGCCATCACCATCACCGGTACTGGCTTCGGCACAGCCGGCTACGTGAAGTTCGGCAGCACCAACCAGACCACCATCACCTCATATGGTACCACCTCGATTATCTGCAACATTCCTTCAACCATAGCAGCAGGCGCTATCCAGATCTCCGTGTTCTCTAACCAGAACGGCGTGAGCTCCGGCACCAGCTACACAGTAGGCGGCAGCTCACCCACCACGGCGAACATCACTGCAGTGAACCCGAGGCCAGTGGTTCCCGGCAACCAGATCACCATCACCGGCACCAACTTCGGCACAGCCGGAGCGGTGACCATCAATAACCTCGCCTGCACAACGACTGGCGGCACCAACACATGGGCAGCCACTTCAATCGTGTGCACCACTCCCGCCACCGGCCTCACAGCAGGCGCAACGGTGAACGTGGTGGTGACCCCGACGGGCGCAACGGCATCGAATGCTTACTCAACGACAATTTACAACCCCGCCACTGATCCCAGCATCACGAGCCCGACTTCGCTCGCACTTACAACGAATACAGCTACCACAGCAACCCTCACCGGCACCAACTTCGGTACCACTGCGGGCACTGTGACAATCAACAGCACGCCGAGCACCACCTGCACCATTTCAACATGGGCGAATACTTCGGTGGCCATCGGTATTCCCGCAATCGCAACAGCCGGGACCTATACACTCACCCTTACCACAAGCGGCAACCAGACAACCACCATCTCAGTGGTAGTGTCGGGTGGCGGCGCCGCGGCTTCGTGGAGAGGCGCCCTCACGATGGACGGCAACCTTGGCGGCCAGGCTGGGGCATTCTTTGTAGTATATGATCCCAGAACTGCAAATGCCAATGACTGCGTGACTTTCTGGCGCGAAAACTCAACATCAGGCGGAGCAACAGTGGTTTATTGGACCAGGCGCTACACCAGCGCGACCACCGCATGGGCCACGACAGCTCAGCAGGTGGGTTCACAGACCGTGCCTGGCGTGGGAGCAATAACAGATCTTACAGCAGACGTGAATGCGAGTGGCGTCATCATGGCGGCATATCATCACGCGAATACCAACCAGATATACTGGTCAGCTTATGCACCGGCGACTGATACCTGGACTCCCAATGCCACGGCGCTCTCAGTGACAGCGGCAGGTGCTGGTACTCACAACCCGGACATTGCATTCTCGGCTAACAGCAATGCGATGTGTGTTTTCCGGGATACAGTAGCATCAGGAGATGCAAATATAACCGCGCGCTTCTGGAACAATACGCTCCAGGCATGGGATGCTACACCTCTCTATATGGGTGATGTGAGTGTGGCTATTCCTGTTGCTGGTGCAGCAAGGCCGCAGGTCGGATTTGACAACAATAACAACGGTCTTGTAGTATTCCTTCAGGATACGGTTGCCGTTCCCGGCCAGCTGAATGTATTTGCAAGGCGTTACGCCTATGATGCAACAACCCCGTGGGCAGCGGCACGCTTCACGCCAGCCCTGACCGCATCTCCCACAAATGTTTCCAACACGGGAAACATTGGAATAGTTCCTGCATTGCCCGCACTGGCAGTTGACGATCTTACCGGTAATGGGGCTGCATCGTGGGTAACTGGAACACCTCAGGCCTTTGTTGCTCGTTTTGATCAGGCGAGCACCGCATGGGGCGCCGCAGCAGCAGTTGATGCCAATGTGGCATGGCTTGCGGACACAACGCCTCAGTGCGCATGGACATCCGATGGGCGGATTCTTGCCGTGTTCAATGAGAATGATGCCATAGGCGGCGTATGCAGAGTATGGGCGAATGTCCGCGCCGCCGGCAGCACCGGCACGTGGGGAACCGCAACACGCATCGATGACGCAGTCAACGGTGGCCAGGGCTGTTTCGTGCCCTCACTCTCGATGAATCCTGCTGGAACTCTTGCAGTAGTCGGCTTCATCCAGACATCAAGTGCTGCCACAGGCGCAGTGAACCATGTCAAGATGAACACCTACACTCCGTCGACCGCGACTTGGAGCGGAACGGGAACGTCATATCTTGACGCAAACTCCGGTCTTCTCAACACTGCTGTCGTACCGGCATGCGCGATGAACGGCACACCTCAGATTGTGATACTCTTCATGGAGAACACGAGAGTGTACTTCAACCAGTATCGTTAA
- a CDS encoding ankyrin repeat domain-containing protein produces MKRNIVTMSMVLIIAFLMSSCNESKKYPNIFGAVRAGDIKAIKDFVKKNPEILKEQDKESRYQGTPLFEALIARFTTDGSKVVTEEVIETLVNLGSDVNSKNKLDETPLIVAASFGFRDTVEFLINKGAVVDTKDNMGWTPLFQAAMKGRKDVAELLVEKGANVDVRDKEGHTPLMSAAGWERKDMVSFLLEKEADVNAANKAGKTAIYFAIQKGNLEIVKLLGEKGAALDHKDKEGQTPLHGAAIWGKKDCADYLIARGAPVNALDNGKKTPLDYSEKNPEFKEVSKLIRAHGGKSNK; encoded by the coding sequence ATGAAAAGAAATATAGTCACGATGTCTATGGTTTTAATTATCGCTTTTCTGATGAGTTCTTGTAATGAATCAAAGAAATACCCCAATATATTCGGAGCAGTTCGTGCCGGTGATATCAAGGCGATAAAGGACTTTGTGAAGAAGAATCCAGAAATCCTCAAGGAGCAGGACAAGGAAAGCCGCTATCAGGGGACTCCCCTTTTTGAAGCGCTCATTGCCCGATTTACCACCGATGGCTCAAAGGTAGTCACCGAAGAGGTGATAGAGACCCTTGTCAACCTGGGCAGCGATGTGAACTCTAAAAACAAGCTTGATGAGACCCCTCTTATTGTGGCGGCTTCGTTTGGTTTCAGGGATACCGTTGAATTTCTTATTAATAAAGGCGCTGTGGTGGATACGAAAGACAATATGGGGTGGACTCCTCTTTTTCAGGCGGCCATGAAGGGGAGAAAGGATGTCGCCGAGTTACTTGTGGAAAAAGGAGCAAACGTAGATGTTCGCGATAAGGAAGGCCATACCCCGCTGATGTCCGCAGCAGGCTGGGAGCGCAAAGATATGGTTTCTTTTCTTTTGGAGAAAGAAGCGGATGTCAATGCAGCTAATAAAGCAGGGAAGACAGCGATATATTTTGCCATTCAGAAAGGCAATCTGGAGATAGTGAAGCTGCTAGGAGAGAAAGGTGCGGCCCTCGATCACAAGGACAAGGAAGGGCAGACACCCCTTCATGGTGCGGCTATATGGGGTAAGAAGGACTGCGCCGATTATCTTATCGCCAGGGGAGCGCCGGTGAATGCTCTTGACAATGGGAAAAAGACACCCCTTGATTACTCAGAGAAAAACCCTGAATTCAAAGAAGTATCAAAACTTATTCGCGCCCACGGCGGGAAAAGCAACAAATGA
- a CDS encoding DUF4143 domain-containing protein, which yields MLRRWQLGRLERLVREEVRDLQDVRNLSSLQLLVDMLPARVGSLLSVNSLREDLQVAHKTAAQWLEVLEHLYHMYRIYPFARSTARSLKKEAKLYLWDWSEVPGEPARVENLVASHLLKFCHYLQDSEGYKVTLHHLRDADGREVDFLVAFDGTPWIAVEVKSTKEKASRHLLYFGTRLAIPYLYQVVDEQNIDVMEGPVRIMSLGRFLGALI from the coding sequence GTGCTCAGGAGGTGGCAGCTCGGCAGGTTAGAGAGACTGGTAAGGGAAGAGGTGCGTGATCTCCAGGATGTGCGTAATCTCTCTTCTTTGCAGCTTCTTGTAGATATGCTCCCTGCCAGGGTAGGCTCTCTTCTCTCAGTCAACTCGCTCCGCGAAGATCTCCAGGTGGCACACAAGACAGCGGCACAATGGCTCGAGGTGCTTGAGCATCTCTATCATATGTACCGTATTTACCCCTTTGCCCGCAGCACTGCACGGTCCTTGAAAAAAGAGGCGAAGCTCTACCTGTGGGACTGGTCTGAAGTCCCGGGGGAGCCTGCACGCGTTGAAAATCTGGTGGCATCGCATCTGCTCAAGTTTTGCCATTACCTTCAAGACAGTGAAGGCTATAAGGTGACGCTCCACCATCTACGGGATGCCGACGGAAGGGAAGTGGATTTTCTTGTCGCCTTTGATGGCACGCCATGGATCGCTGTAGAGGTAAAGAGCACAAAAGAGAAAGCCTCGCGCCACCTTCTTTATTTTGGCACGAGACTGGCGATCCCTTACCTTTACCAGGTTGTCGATGAGCAAAATATTGATGTGATGGAAGGGCCGGTAAGGATAATGAGCCTGGGCAGGTTCCTGGGAGCGCTTATATAA